In one Sphingobium indicum B90A genomic region, the following are encoded:
- a CDS encoding 2OG-Fe dioxygenase family protein: MSDADILTNNSLRQELVDDGYARLPGSGLFDLLAIRSADWAALARSWDDLGPDLYMADGGRYRRRRHATFACDQDGFTRMPHQPHFQSRDYNPLNGDVQRWFDPIEQSTIDNAAMQSILAFCVRSFPLSGRQHVELHQFRIEARSGERGRPTPEGMHRDGVDWVFVMLVERRNVREGVTRIGTPQGRELGEFTLARPGDAVLIDDQRIMHGVTEIHAVDPARPAWRDALVVTFAATT, encoded by the coding sequence ATGAGTGACGCGGATATTCTGACGAACAACTCCCTCCGGCAGGAACTGGTGGATGACGGCTATGCCCGCCTGCCGGGTTCCGGCCTGTTCGACCTGCTCGCGATCCGGAGCGCCGACTGGGCCGCGCTCGCCCGAAGCTGGGACGATCTCGGCCCCGACCTCTATATGGCCGACGGCGGCCGGTATCGCCGCCGCCGCCACGCGACCTTCGCCTGCGATCAGGACGGCTTCACGCGCATGCCGCACCAGCCCCATTTCCAGAGCCGCGACTATAATCCGCTGAACGGCGACGTGCAGCGCTGGTTCGACCCCATCGAACAAAGCACCATCGACAATGCCGCGATGCAGTCGATCCTGGCCTTCTGCGTCCGCAGCTTCCCCCTGTCAGGACGGCAGCATGTCGAACTCCACCAGTTCCGCATAGAGGCGCGCAGCGGCGAACGGGGCCGCCCCACGCCCGAAGGCATGCACCGCGACGGCGTCGACTGGGTGTTCGTGATGCTGGTCGAGCGCCGCAACGTGCGCGAAGGCGTCACCCGCATCGGCACGCCGCAGGGCAGGGAACTGGGCGAATTCACCCTCGCCCGCCCCGGCGACGCGGTATTGATCGACGACCAACGCATCATGCACGGCGTCACCGAAATCCATGCCGTCGACCCGGCCCGACCCGCCTGGCGCGACGCCCTGGTCGTCACCTTCGCGGCCACCACCTGA
- the gor gene encoding glutathione-disulfide reductase — MSDYDFDLFVIGAGSGGVRASRVAAAHGAKVAVAEEYRVGGTCVIRGCVPKKLLIYGAHFAEDLKDARRFGWNVPDCDFEWKTLRDNVLADVDRLEGLYRNTLDNHEVELIQERATITGPHGVRLASGREVSAKYILVSTGAWPIVPDIEGAEHGVTSNELFHLEECPKRIVIVGGGYIANEFAGIFHQFGSHVTIVNRSGTLLRGYDEQIRDRLLQISTMKGINFRFNAEMEKIEKKEDGTLTVRFKSGDPIACDLLLFATGRRPHVEGLGLENAGVELSDKGAIKVDDYSRTSCESIYAVGDVTDRMQLTPMAIREGHAFADTLFGDNPRTVDYACVPSAVFSHPPLAGVGMTEAEARNKLGTVKIYTSDFRPMKNVLAGRDERALYKMVVDATTDRVVGLHMIGPDAPEILQAAAIAVKAGLTKQAFDDTVALHPSMAEELVLLK; from the coding sequence ATGAGCGACTACGACTTCGACCTTTTCGTCATCGGCGCGGGATCGGGCGGCGTGCGGGCTTCCCGCGTGGCGGCGGCCCATGGCGCGAAGGTCGCGGTGGCGGAGGAATATCGCGTCGGCGGCACCTGCGTCATTCGCGGTTGCGTGCCCAAGAAGCTGCTGATCTACGGCGCGCATTTCGCCGAGGATCTGAAGGATGCGCGGCGTTTCGGCTGGAACGTGCCGGATTGCGATTTCGAATGGAAGACGCTGCGCGACAATGTGCTGGCCGATGTGGACCGGCTGGAGGGCCTCTACAGGAACACGCTGGACAACCATGAAGTCGAACTGATCCAGGAGCGGGCGACGATCACCGGGCCGCATGGCGTCAGGCTGGCGAGCGGGCGGGAGGTGAGCGCGAAATATATCCTGGTTTCGACCGGGGCATGGCCCATCGTTCCCGACATCGAGGGCGCGGAACATGGCGTCACCTCCAACGAGCTTTTCCATCTGGAGGAGTGCCCGAAGCGGATCGTGATCGTGGGCGGCGGCTATATCGCCAATGAATTTGCGGGCATCTTCCACCAGTTCGGCAGCCATGTGACCATCGTGAACCGTTCGGGCACGCTGCTGCGCGGCTATGACGAGCAGATCCGCGATCGGTTGCTCCAGATTTCGACGATGAAGGGGATCAATTTCCGCTTCAATGCGGAGATGGAGAAGATCGAGAAGAAGGAGGACGGCACGCTGACCGTCCGGTTCAAGAGCGGCGATCCCATCGCCTGCGACCTGCTCCTCTTTGCGACCGGACGCAGGCCGCATGTCGAGGGGCTGGGGCTGGAAAATGCCGGAGTCGAACTCAGCGACAAGGGCGCGATCAAGGTCGATGACTATAGCCGCACCAGTTGCGAGAGCATCTATGCGGTGGGCGACGTCACCGACAGGATGCAGTTGACGCCGATGGCGATCCGGGAGGGGCATGCCTTTGCCGATACGCTGTTCGGGGACAATCCGCGCACGGTCGACTATGCCTGCGTGCCGTCCGCCGTGTTCAGCCATCCGCCGCTCGCCGGGGTCGGGATGACCGAGGCGGAGGCAAGGAACAAGCTGGGCACGGTGAAAATCTATACGTCCGATTTCCGGCCGATGAAGAATGTGCTGGCCGGACGGGACGAGCGGGCGCTCTACAAGATGGTGGTGGATGCGACGACCGACCGGGTGGTCGGGCTGCACATGATCGGCCCGGACGCGCCGGAAATATTGCAGGCGGCGGCCATCGCGGTGAAGGCCGGTCTCACCAAGCAGGCCTTTGACGACACCGTGGCCCTGCATCCCAGCATGGCCGAGGAACTGGTGCTGCTGAAATAG
- the lepB gene encoding signal peptidase I: MSAKSETRDFLWFLAKLAVFVFVLRSFIVSPFNIPSESMQPRLLIGDYLLVAKWPYGYSRYSLPFGIPLIPGRILASTPQRGDVVVFKAPPNQKNDYIKRVIGLPGDMISVRGGTVYLNGQAIPKQKVADLVIPVTPNMEDAAAREGSPSPCYRPKFEEPLAGGGRQCRYPQFRETLPGGKSYNVLDLVPDGAADDRDTVVVPEGHLFMMGDNRDRSADSRFPAVDGGGIGLVPEENLVGKAMISVFSTDGSANWLLPWTWVSAARWSRIGEGF; the protein is encoded by the coding sequence ATGAGCGCAAAATCCGAAACGCGGGATTTCCTCTGGTTTCTCGCAAAGCTGGCGGTGTTCGTCTTCGTCCTGCGCAGCTTCATCGTGTCGCCCTTCAACATCCCGTCGGAATCCATGCAGCCGCGCCTGCTGATCGGCGATTATCTGCTGGTGGCGAAATGGCCCTATGGCTATTCGCGCTATTCGCTGCCCTTCGGCATTCCGCTGATCCCCGGCCGCATCCTCGCCTCCACGCCGCAGCGGGGTGACGTCGTAGTGTTCAAGGCGCCGCCGAACCAGAAGAACGACTATATCAAGCGCGTCATCGGCCTGCCCGGCGACATGATCTCCGTGCGCGGCGGCACCGTCTACCTGAACGGCCAGGCAATCCCGAAGCAGAAGGTGGCCGACCTCGTCATCCCCGTCACCCCCAATATGGAGGATGCGGCGGCCAGGGAGGGCAGCCCCTCCCCCTGCTACCGCCCCAAGTTCGAGGAACCGCTTGCCGGAGGCGGCCGCCAGTGCCGCTACCCGCAGTTCCGCGAAACCCTGCCCGGCGGCAAGAGCTATAACGTCCTCGACCTGGTGCCGGACGGCGCGGCGGACGACCGCGACACGGTGGTGGTGCCCGAAGGCCATCTCTTCATGATGGGCGACAATCGCGACCGCAGCGCCGACAGCCGCTTCCCGGCGGTCGACGGCGGCGGCATCGGCCTGGTGCCGGAGGAAAATCTGGTGGGCAAGGCGATGATCTCCGTCTTCTCCACGGACGGCAGCGCCAACTGGCTGCTCCCCTGGACATGGGTGTCCGCGGCGCGCTGGAGCCGCATCGGGG
- the pgi gene encoding glucose-6-phosphate isomerase translates to MSSPALAALAALPQADLKSIFTADPDRLSKFTLTQGPIRFDWSKTHLTDDLFAGFLKLAEERGFAAQRDALFAGEAVNNSEGRAAEHPAERGEGNADSVARAKMFHARMRALIDAIEGEALGPVRHILHIGIGGSALGPDLIVDALGGDGARYDVAIVSNVDGTALERAISRFDPEATLIAVASKTFTTTETMLNAASAINWMVEAGVDDPYGRVIALTASPDKAIEWGVDETRVLPFAESVGGRYSLWSSIGFPAALALGWDAFESLLEGAAAMDRHFRLSDPGRNAPLIAAFVDQYYARILGCQTRALFAYDERLRLLPSYLQQLEMESNGKSVTRDGAPVDGPTAAITWGGVGTDAQHAVFQLLHQGTILTPVEFIASIEPGHALDPAHHRALLVNCFAQGAALMRGKENDADPARAYPGNRPSTTILLDDVTPEVLGALIAFYEHRTFANAVLMGINPFDQFGVELGKEIARSIEAEGPKGFDPSTMALIDLALGGL, encoded by the coding sequence ATGTCCAGCCCTGCACTGGCAGCGCTCGCGGCTCTTCCCCAGGCCGATCTCAAGTCCATCTTCACCGCCGATCCCGACCGGCTGAGCAAGTTCACGCTGACCCAGGGGCCGATCCGTTTCGACTGGTCGAAGACTCATCTGACCGACGATCTGTTCGCCGGCTTTCTGAAGCTGGCGGAGGAGAGGGGCTTTGCCGCGCAGCGGGACGCGCTGTTCGCGGGCGAGGCGGTGAACAATAGCGAGGGCCGCGCCGCCGAGCATCCCGCCGAGCGGGGCGAGGGCAATGCCGACAGCGTGGCGCGGGCCAAGATGTTCCATGCGCGGATGCGGGCGCTGATCGACGCGATAGAGGGCGAGGCGCTGGGGCCGGTCCGGCATATTTTGCATATCGGCATCGGCGGGTCGGCGCTGGGGCCGGACCTGATCGTCGATGCGCTGGGCGGGGACGGGGCGCGTTATGACGTCGCCATCGTGTCCAATGTCGACGGCACGGCGCTGGAGCGGGCGATTTCGCGGTTCGATCCGGAAGCGACATTGATTGCGGTCGCTTCCAAGACCTTCACCACGACCGAGACCATGCTGAACGCCGCGAGCGCGATCAACTGGATGGTCGAGGCGGGAGTGGACGATCCCTATGGCCGGGTGATCGCGCTGACCGCCTCGCCGGACAAGGCCATCGAATGGGGCGTGGACGAGACGCGGGTGCTGCCCTTCGCGGAGTCCGTGGGCGGGCGCTATTCGCTCTGGTCGTCCATCGGCTTTCCGGCAGCGCTGGCGCTGGGCTGGGATGCGTTCGAAAGCCTGCTGGAGGGCGCGGCGGCGATGGACCGGCATTTCCGGCTGAGCGATCCCGGCCGGAACGCGCCGCTGATCGCGGCCTTTGTCGATCAATATTATGCGCGGATATTGGGGTGCCAGACGCGGGCCTTGTTCGCCTATGACGAAAGGCTGCGGCTGCTGCCATCCTATCTCCAGCAACTGGAGATGGAGAGCAACGGCAAGAGCGTGACGCGGGACGGCGCGCCGGTCGACGGGCCGACGGCGGCGATCACCTGGGGCGGGGTCGGCACGGACGCGCAGCATGCGGTGTTCCAGTTGCTGCATCAGGGGACGATCCTGACGCCGGTGGAGTTCATCGCCTCCATCGAGCCGGGCCATGCGCTCGATCCGGCGCATCATCGGGCTTTGCTGGTCAACTGCTTCGCGCAGGGGGCGGCTTTGATGCGGGGGAAGGAGAATGACGCCGATCCGGCGCGGGCCTATCCCGGCAACCGGCCTTCGACCACCATCCTGCTGGACGATGTGACGCCCGAAGTGCTGGGGGCGCTGATCGCCTTCTACGAGCATCGGACCTTCGCCAATGCGGTGCTGATGGGGATCAATCCGTTCGACCAGTTCGGGGTCGAACTGGGCAAGGAGATCGCCAGGTCCATCGAGGCGGAGGGGCCGAAGGGCTTCGATCCGTCGACCATGGCGTTGATCGACCTGGCCTTGGGCGGGCTTTGA